In Bradysia coprophila strain Holo2 unplaced genomic scaffold, BU_Bcop_v1 contig_350, whole genome shotgun sequence, a genomic segment contains:
- the LOC119081128 gene encoding uncharacterized protein LOC119081128, whose amino-acid sequence MPLEKQIVQSINRNWEAIKNFDTSNRDNDNISDAHDGDILKEVLQKYDDDDLNILSLCVNVDGANRFNSNSVSLWPIQFIQNFLPPEIRFLPHNVLVSGLLYTEGHFDFREYFLPIVRELERLEQEKIVMTIENVVYTFQPVVTHCAVDLPAKAKIQETKQFGGYNACSYCHIPGVQVSISCKTKNKKRKIKNGQENVQSKKVLQIRYPEGTDSFALRDEKDTLQKMVAASKCTNNAVDGIKDVSCLAALQHFNIVRSIGIDYLHGVLIGTEKQLINFFCDPSNSQSSYYITKKKRELLNKRILSIKPIREVNRKPRSLDMRSKFKASEYRSMLLYYLPVCLQGCLPDVYLQHFRILSAAIYILMKSEVPRKAIDETEIKLHRFVKQHQQLFGVESMVMNVHLLKHLAQDVRWLGPLWCHSTFPFERNNGVLLKKVNGTTDVLLQISSKYCLAKSIKQTARSKSKTKTTKKVLLGKSVKLVDPTLRVFNIESLKEIDLSNIELYVHKRINLNDTIFTSTSYTLPKRSVDYFVEATNDIVGKVRFYFESNSKVYAVIEEFEVIDNIAHILKVQPTNRNILVSVNQIEQKFIYMKVGFHEYIVLPPNPYEKE is encoded by the exons atgCCACTGGAAAAGCAAATTGTCCAATCCATAAACCGCAATTGGGAGgccatcaaaaatttcgacacATCTAACCGGGACAACGACAACATATCCGATGCACATGACGGTGATATTTTGAAGGAAGTGTTGCAGAAATACGACGATGACGATCTGAACATTTTATCATTATGTGTTAACGTTGATGGCGCGAACAGGTTCAATTCGAATTCAGTATCGTTGTGGCCgattcaattcattcaaaactttCTACCACCGGAAATTCGATTCCTACCACACAATGTACTTGTGTCGGGTCTGTTGTACACTGAAGGTCACTTTGATTTTCGCGAATATTTCCTCCCAATTGTGAGAGAATTGGAACGTTTGGagcaagaaaaaattgtcatgACCATTGAAAATGTAGTTTACACGTTTCAACCAGTAGTGACACACTGCGCTGTTGACCTGCCAGCTAAAGCGAAAATTCAGGAAACAAAACAGTTCGGAGGCTACAACGCTTGTAGCTACTGTCACATTCCCGGTGTGCAAGTTTCCATCAGCTGCAAGACCAAGaacaaaaaacgtaaaatcAAAAACGGGCAGGAAAATGTTCAGTCGAAGAAAGTGTTGCAGATTCGCTATCCGGAAGGAACTGATTCGTTCGCGCTACGTGATGAGAAGGACACGTTACAGAAAATGGTTGCTGCATCGAAGTGTACTAATAACGCCGTGGATGGCATAAAAG ACGTTTCGTGCTTAGCAGCGTTACAACATTTCAATATTGTGAGAAGCATCGGCATTGACTATTTGCATGGTGTACTGATTGGAACCGAGAAGCAGctgatcaattttttttgcgatcCATCGAACAGCCAGTCCAGTTACTACATAACGAAGAAGAAACGAGAACTCTTAAACAAGAGAATTTTGTCGATCAAACCGATTCGTGAGGTGAACCGTAAGCCTCGATCATTGGACATGCGATCAAAATTCAAAGCAAGCGAGTACCGGTCAATGCTTTTGTACTACCTTCCGGTTTGCCTTCAGGGTTGCTTGCCTGATGTGTACTTGCAACACTTCCGCATTCTATCGGCTGCAATTTACATATTAATGAAATCGGAGGTCCCACGCAAAGCAATTGATGAAACCGAAATTAAGTTGCACCGGTTCGTGAAGCAACATCAACAATTGTTTGGTGTTGAAAGTATGGTCATGAATGTACATTTGTTGAAACATTTGGCACAAGACGTGCGGTGGTTGGGTCCGCTTTGGTGCCATTCAACATTTCCTTTTGAAAGAAACAATGGTGTCTTGCTCAAAAAGGTGAATGGTACCACAGACGTCTTACTTCAAATTTCTTCGAAGTATTGCCTGGCAAAATCAATCAAGCAAACTGCACGTtcgaaatcaaaaacaaaaacgaccaaaaaagttttacttGGCAAAAGTGTAAAGCTTGTCGATCCGACGCTGCGCGTGTTCAACATTGAAAGCTTAAAGGAAATTGATCTTTCAAACATCGAGTTGTATGTCCATAAGCGCATAAATTTGAACGACACCATTTTCACCAGCACATCATACACTCTACCGAAAAGATCAGTCGACTATTTCGTCGAGGCGACTAATGACATAGTTGGTAAAgtaagattttattttgagtcTAACAGTAAAGTGTATGCGGTCATAGAGGAGTTCGAAGTAATTGACAATATTGCGCACATATTGAAAGTACAGCCGACAAATCGTAATATTTTGGTATCGGTCAACCAAATCgagcaaaaatttatttatatgaagGTCGGGTTCCACGAATATATTGTTTTGCCTCCGAATCCGTATGAGAAAGAGTAG
- the LOC119080943 gene encoding uncharacterized protein LOC119080943 isoform X2 — translation MYLSRLLSATFYCVNSRMDLVDFSDISIESILGFDDERVTKNDNNADRENDVPALTTTPPTKTTREENNKSNRQDLCQAPDDTNGCSDCENWRKKYKEMEKRFLKLSVCHSELTMKHKDLVRLLTTNAGSSDVTEQFIDRHISEDLDLVSTGTARAHSDTDSFVDQHTSADLAPVSTGQNSSSIFKISSVSAVGNDIFTDDEITNLKKIALTKNRDSTFILSCVQYAYKENLASLTSKTLKGTRGKYEVKEGKVITIKPPKDPLTPEKVARIQQLFIDRIARCKCVATESGERVNQLRFNELIANAVRTVTNKQAPQEVRSNQNADLNL, via the exons ATGTATCTGTCACGTTTATTATCCGCAACGTTTTATTGTGTAAATAGCAGAATGGACTTAGTCGATTTTTCAGACATTTCAATCGAAAGCATTCTTG GCTTCGATGACGAACGTGTGACAAAGAACGACAACAACGCAGATCGCGAAAATGATGTACCTGCATTGACGACGACACCACCAACGAAAACTACACGAGAGGAAAACAACAAATCAAATCGGCAAGATCTCTGTCAAGCACCAGACGACACAAACGGATGCAGTGATTGTGAAAATTGGCGGAAGAAGTACAAGGAGATGGAGAAACGGTTCCTCAAACTGAGTGTTTGTCACTCCGAATTAACAATGAAGCACAAAGATCTGGTCCGTCTTTTAACAACTAACGCTGGTTCGAGTGATGTAACGGAACAGTTTATCGATCGACACATATCCGAAGATCTGGACCTGGTGTCGACGGGTACCGCACGAGCTCATAGCGACACCGATTCGTTTGTCGATCAACACACATCCGCAGATCTAGCTCCAGTGTCAACAGGTCAGAACTCAAGCTCCATATTCAAAATATCTTCGGTATCCGCAGTGGGCAATGACATTTTCACGGATGATGAAATcacaaatctgaaaaaaattgccctcaCCAAGAACAGAGATTCGACATTCATCCTCAGCTGCGTGCAATATGcctacaaagaaaatttagctTCACTAACAAGCAAAACTCTGAAAGGAACCAGAGGCAAATACGAAGTTAAAGAGGGTAAAGTGATCACTATCAAGCCTCCAAAAGATCCGTTAACCCCCGAGAAGGTTGCTCGGATACAACAACTTTTCATCGATCGGATAGCCAGATGCAAATGTGTTGCTACCGAATCAGGAGAACGAGTCAACCAGCTAAGATTCAATGAACTTATCGCGAATGCTGTAAGAACCGTGACGAACAAACAGGCACCCCAAGAAGTGCGATCAAATCAGAACGCGGatttgaatttgtaa
- the LOC119080943 gene encoding uncharacterized protein LOC119080943 isoform X1 — translation MKPTKSKKKPISETKPSSSIHNYFKTGPNESSRVPNVKSVYVDAVLNKLKSFDDERVTKNDNNADRENDVPALTTTPPTKTTREENNKSNRQDLCQAPDDTNGCSDCENWRKKYKEMEKRFLKLSVCHSELTMKHKDLVRLLTTNAGSSDVTEQFIDRHISEDLDLVSTGTARAHSDTDSFVDQHTSADLAPVSTGQNSSSIFKISSVSAVGNDIFTDDEITNLKKIALTKNRDSTFILSCVQYAYKENLASLTSKTLKGTRGKYEVKEGKVITIKPPKDPLTPEKVARIQQLFIDRIARCKCVATESGERVNQLRFNELIANAVRTVTNKQAPQEVRSNQNADLNL, via the exons ATGAAACCaacgaaaagtaaaaagaAACCCATATCCGAAACCAAGCCCAGCTCCTCAATTcataattatttcaaaactGGTCCCAATGAATCTTCACGGGTGCCTAACGTAAAATCAGTGTACGTTGATGCGGTactgaataaattgaaaa GCTTCGATGACGAACGTGTGACAAAGAACGACAACAACGCAGATCGCGAAAATGATGTACCTGCATTGACGACGACACCACCAACGAAAACTACACGAGAGGAAAACAACAAATCAAATCGGCAAGATCTCTGTCAAGCACCAGACGACACAAACGGATGCAGTGATTGTGAAAATTGGCGGAAGAAGTACAAGGAGATGGAGAAACGGTTCCTCAAACTGAGTGTTTGTCACTCCGAATTAACAATGAAGCACAAAGATCTGGTCCGTCTTTTAACAACTAACGCTGGTTCGAGTGATGTAACGGAACAGTTTATCGATCGACACATATCCGAAGATCTGGACCTGGTGTCGACGGGTACCGCACGAGCTCATAGCGACACCGATTCGTTTGTCGATCAACACACATCCGCAGATCTAGCTCCAGTGTCAACAGGTCAGAACTCAAGCTCCATATTCAAAATATCTTCGGTATCCGCAGTGGGCAATGACATTTTCACGGATGATGAAATcacaaatctgaaaaaaattgccctcaCCAAGAACAGAGATTCGACATTCATCCTCAGCTGCGTGCAATATGcctacaaagaaaatttagctTCACTAACAAGCAAAACTCTGAAAGGAACCAGAGGCAAATACGAAGTTAAAGAGGGTAAAGTGATCACTATCAAGCCTCCAAAAGATCCGTTAACCCCCGAGAAGGTTGCTCGGATACAACAACTTTTCATCGATCGGATAGCCAGATGCAAATGTGTTGCTACCGAATCAGGAGAACGAGTCAACCAGCTAAGATTCAATGAACTTATCGCGAATGCTGTAAGAACCGTGACGAACAAACAGGCACCCCAAGAAGTGCGATCAAATCAGAACGCGGatttgaatttgtaa